A single Fundidesulfovibrio terrae DNA region contains:
- the bla gene encoding class A beta-lactamase, with amino-acid sequence MSGRLPRTFASFLLLALMLIAGAGASRAQQPASPLQKIAELERQHGGRLGVAMLDTRDGSLVSYRGGERFPFCSTFKIILVAKILHQSVEDPKLLDKRFRITGLDIEKYAPIVSKQIGEEMTVSDLCGAAIMYSDNAATNILMRHFGGPEAVTAFARGLGDDAFRLDRREPELNTAITGDPRDTSTPDSMANAIRSLFFGNVLPKIQQDILMHWLLNNTTGNQRIRAGIPSGWVVGDKTGTGDYGTTNDVAVFWPDGGGAVILAVYYTQDGKDAKAKNEIIASAARILTHRD; translated from the coding sequence ATGTCCGGACGCCTCCCCCGCACTTTCGCCTCCTTCTTGCTGCTCGCTCTCATGCTGATCGCGGGCGCCGGAGCCTCCCGCGCACAGCAGCCCGCATCTCCCCTCCAGAAAATCGCTGAGCTGGAACGCCAGCACGGCGGCCGCCTGGGCGTGGCCATGCTGGACACGCGCGACGGATCGCTCGTGTCCTACCGGGGCGGCGAGCGTTTCCCCTTTTGCAGCACGTTCAAGATCATTCTTGTCGCGAAGATTCTCCACCAGAGCGTCGAGGACCCCAAGCTCCTCGACAAGCGTTTTCGGATAACGGGCCTGGACATCGAGAAATACGCCCCCATCGTGTCCAAGCAGATCGGCGAGGAGATGACCGTCTCGGACCTGTGCGGCGCAGCCATCATGTACAGCGACAACGCCGCGACCAATATCCTGATGCGCCATTTCGGCGGCCCGGAAGCCGTCACGGCGTTCGCCAGGGGCCTGGGGGACGACGCTTTCCGCCTGGACAGGCGGGAGCCCGAACTCAACACCGCCATCACCGGCGATCCGAGGGACACCAGCACGCCCGACAGCATGGCCAACGCCATCCGCAGCTTGTTTTTTGGGAATGTCCTTCCCAAAATACAGCAGGATATTCTTATGCACTGGCTGCTGAACAATACGACGGGCAACCAGCGCATCCGCGCCGGGATTCCCTCCGGCTGGGTCGTGGGCGACAAGACGGGCACGGGGGATTACGGCACGACGAACGACGTCGCCGTGTTCTGGCCCGACGGCGGAGGCGCGGTCATCCTGGCCGTGTATTACACCCAGGACGGCAAGGACGCGAAAGCGAAGAACGAGATCATCGCTTCCGCCGCAAGGATTTTGACGCATCGGGATTGA
- a CDS encoding tetratricopeptide repeat protein, whose product MSGHLDYEINKELGECYLFMGDLDKAEEYYRKAMSSNGVHPEPYLGLATICVHRGNLDDAFSFYRKAANVEASDKSLSGMALIEMERGEHDAAFSHFSQALDHNPENMVALYSIIRIGQATGRLGEVVPHLENYLSIEPLKHDMRYSLAGCLVAAGREGDAKAQLDRILEHDPAHACAVELKDHLEAKAA is encoded by the coding sequence ATGAGCGGTCATCTGGACTACGAAATCAACAAGGAACTGGGCGAGTGCTACTTGTTCATGGGCGACCTGGACAAAGCCGAAGAGTATTACCGTAAGGCCATGAGCTCCAATGGAGTCCATCCCGAGCCCTACCTGGGGCTGGCCACCATCTGCGTGCACCGGGGCAACCTGGACGACGCCTTCAGCTTCTACCGCAAGGCGGCCAACGTCGAGGCCAGCGACAAGTCGCTGTCGGGCATGGCCCTGATCGAGATGGAACGCGGCGAGCACGACGCGGCCTTCAGCCACTTCTCGCAGGCTCTGGACCACAACCCCGAGAACATGGTGGCGCTCTACAGCATCATCAGGATCGGCCAGGCCACGGGACGCCTGGGCGAAGTGGTTCCCCATCTGGAGAACTACCTGTCCATCGAGCCCCTGAAGCACGACATGAGGTACTCCCTGGCGGGATGCCTGGTGGCCGCCGGACGCGAAGGCGACGCCAAGGCCCAGTTGGACCGTATCCTCGAGCACGACCCGGCCCATGCCTGCGCCGTGGAACTCAAGGACCACCTGGAAGCCAAAGCGGCTTAA
- a CDS encoding IMP cyclohydrolase, with protein sequence MDLLPIRRAILSVTDKSGLAGFAAFLHENGVELVSTGGTKKAMTDAGLPVTAVDQVTGFPEMLGGRVKTLHPNIHAGILADKDNPEHLSTLESFKLKPFDLICVNLYDFAKAAQAKASLKDAVEQIDIGGPTMLRASAKNFHSILVVPSPVHYEAIVAELKANGMKATLPLRHKMAVETFKATSAYDAMIAGYLGQ encoded by the coding sequence ATGGATCTATTGCCCATTCGCAGGGCCATTCTCTCGGTCACGGACAAGTCCGGACTGGCCGGGTTCGCCGCATTCCTGCACGAAAACGGCGTGGAGCTTGTCTCCACCGGCGGCACCAAGAAGGCCATGACCGACGCGGGGCTTCCCGTCACGGCCGTGGACCAGGTCACGGGATTCCCCGAAATGCTGGGCGGCCGGGTAAAAACCCTGCACCCCAACATCCACGCGGGCATCCTGGCCGACAAGGACAATCCCGAACACCTCTCCACCCTTGAGTCCTTCAAACTCAAGCCCTTCGACCTCATCTGCGTCAACCTCTACGACTTCGCCAAGGCCGCACAGGCCAAAGCCTCCCTCAAGGACGCCGTAGAACAGATTGACATCGGCGGCCCCACCATGCTCCGGGCCTCCGCCAAGAACTTCCACAGCATCCTGGTCGTGCCGTCCCCGGTCCATTACGAGGCCATCGTGGCCGAACTGAAGGCCAACGGCATGAAGGCGACCCTGCCCCTGCGGCACAAAATGGCCGTGGAGACCTTCAAGGCCACCTCAGCCTACGATGCCATGATCGCGGGGTATCTGGGACAGTAG